Sequence from the Paenibacillus riograndensis SBR5 genome:
ATTGATTGCAATCCAGTTGATCGAATCCAGTGTGTTATAGAGGAAATGCGGATTGATCTGGGCTTGAAGTGTTTTGAGCTCGGCTTCTTTTTTGCGCAGCTCCGTAACATAGAGTTTGTCGATGAGTGCTTTGATCTGCTGGAGCAGCTTATTATAGCGGTTGAACAAATAGGAGAATTCATCCTTGCGCCGGTAGCGGATAATAATGTTGAAGTTCCCGCTTTCGGCATGGGACATCGACTGGATGAATTTGCGGATGGGGGCCGAGATATTCTCCGACAGCAGCAGGGCCATCATCAGCGAGATGAGCATACAGATGCTGATGGCGATATACATGACACGCTGGAATGAAGCCAGTTCTCCATTAAGCTCTTTAACAGGAGAGAAAGAGAGGATCGTCCAGCCCGTTTCGGGTATTTTGATGTAGGAGACCAGCATGTTGCCCCCCTGGATCACCTGGCGGAAGGAATGGAGGGTACCGCCGCCTTCTGCGGTCTTCATTTGGCTGTAATAGTCCTGTGTGCTGATATTCTGTCCAAGGAGTGCTGCGTCCGGGCTGATTGCAATCGTCCCGGTCTGGTCGGCGATATAAATCCGGCTGCCCGCCGTGGGCTTGTAATGGTCCAGCAGATTATCGAACTCCGTTACCGGAATATCGATGGTCAGCAGCCCGACATAGGGGAGCTGGGCATGGCGGATGCCGAACAGGCGCTTCGCGAATTTAAGGGTGAACCTGGAGTCCAGGGAACTGAGTCCGACCACGGTGAAATCGGATCTGGCCGGAATGCCGAGGTACCACGGCTTCAGTGAAATCAGATCGATATTGAACACCCGTCTGGAGAAATTATACTGTGTATATTCCGGGCGGTTCAGCATATATAGCATAGGGACAAAGCTGCCGCCCGCTGTTCCGCTGCCGGAGAAGGTCTCCAGAATCTTGTTCAGCGCGGCCAGTTCATTGATGATTCCTGTACTGTCCGTCGGACGGTTGGAGGAGATCAGGTCAGCGAACTCTGTATTGAGATACAGGGAGATCATGGCATTATCCGCAGCGGCAAAGCGCTGGGCCAGATTGTCCTGAACCAGGTTCAGGTTGTTTTCGATCGATGTATGGACATTGCGGGTGATAATATCGGCTGATTTGTTATATACCGTTACGGAGATGATTGTGGTTGGCAAAAGGACGAGAAAGAGGAAGTAGAGGATAAGCCTGCTGCGAATACTGAAGTTGTACAGGAAGAGGGTTTTGGACAGAGTATCAAATAATTTCTTCATCCGAACCCCCCTCAGTTCTGCGGATAATTTGCTTGCCATTTAATAGGGATTAATGGAAAATATCAATCAATAGATGGTATACATTTTGAGCCTCCAGCACGGCTAAAGGCCGTGGGATTCCTAACTAGTTAACGCACGCAAGCCATTTCTGTTTTGTGCAGACTGTTAAGTCAAGAGCTAGCTCATTAGCTCGTCCTAGATCAGAGCATATAGCTATCTAGGCTGATTGACTGTTACCATCAATCACAGGTGCATATCGGATATTCATCGCACCCACTCGATCCCGATGTGTTTCAAATCCACATGAACATATATATTTTCGATCTTGTGCTTTATTCTTTTCTGAACACTTTGGACACGTTCGACTGGTGTGGGCAGGATTCACATACTCCACTTTTACACCCGCTAACTTCGCTTTGTATTCAATGAATTGAGACAGTCGATAGAATGACCACATATGTATACTCTTTTCGTTTTTACGGCTCGTCCTTGCCGTCTGTCTGATGTTCGCTAATTGTTCTAAGCGTATCACAGAAATCTGATGTTCTACCGCAAATTGCACGATCGCACGGCTAATCTTGTGGTCTTGGTCTTTCATATACCGCTGTTCTTTATCATCGAGCTTGACAATCGCGTTCAATTTCTTTCGTTGACCCAGCTTCTTACGTTTGGATTGAAATTTACGTCTGATATATTTATTTTGTCTTTCATTACCAAAAAAGCAAGTTTGATCATCGTCTGTTACAGCGACTGCAGGAACTTTCAAACCTAAATCCACACCCATAATCTTTGTTCCTGTTTTTTCGCTTGTTGGAACAGTGACGGAAATTTGTGCAATCCATTTTTCTGACTTTTGCGTGATGCGAAGTGTACCTGATTTGTGTTTCAGCAAGCCGAGATTTCGATTGTCCTTATCAATTAATAAAGCACGAATAGGGGTTTTAGCCACTTTTCCATTCATCATCAGTGGCATTGAAATATGAGTGAAATCAAAAGAATAGTTTTGATTATTCCAAATGCAGACCGGTTTCTTAAGGACAGGAACGATCGTGAATTTGCTTTTCTTTGCTTTCTTGAATACACTTTTTGCATCCTTGATGGCTTGATTTTTGACCATAGAAGCCTGTTCCCTTGTTGGAAGCAGTTTGATTTTAATGGTTAGGGTTTGTGACATCGGTTTCACCCCCTTGTCTTTTGTTCTTCTACATAGCGCTTGATCGTTTCACTCGATACGTTCCCTGCTGTACTGACAAAATAGGAACGTGTCCAAAGACTTGGCAGATGATTTAAATGTATAAACTCTTGACGCAAATCCCTTGATGTTGCTCCTTTCAATTTTCCCATAATGTCTGCTGGAGAATCGGTTGGCAGCACATTTAGGAATAGATGAACATGGTCAGGCATCACTTCTATAACAGCAATGTGCCAATCATTTTGCGTGCAAAGCTCCTGTACAAGTTCTTTAAATCGCACTTCTACTTGCCCGGACAATACTTTTCTTCGGTATCGCGGGCAAAAAATAAAATGATAATTGATGAGCGAAACGGTTGTTGTTGTTCTTCTATATTCTTGTCCCATACGCCGATTGTATCAGTTCAACCTCAGTACTGCAACATTGCAAAAAAATGTAGGACAATAAAGCTATCTAATGATAGCCTTGTCCTAAGCTGATTCATCCAATGCCTAAAGGCGTTGGGCTTTCTCGGCTATTTATTAGTAAATCGGGCGCGCCGCGCTGTCAACGCAGGAGGTGAATGATGAAACGGCTGTTATTCTATATCATTGGCCTGAGTTTATGCGGGCTTATTGTGTATGCCCTGGCCTATGACCGTCCGCTGCTGGTGGAGTTTAGTCCGGAACCGGTGCCTAAGGCTGTCCCCAAGATTCAGGTCCGGATTGCACTAAACGACTGGACGGAGAACCTGGAGGTAAAAAACGCAATCCGGCAATTCAACGAAAGCAATCCCGATCATATTGAAATTGTAATGGTCAACCTGTCTGCGGATACTTACAATGACATGCTCAACATGCTGATGACTTCAGGTCAGGGACCGGACGTGTTCAGCGTGGATAATGGCTGGCTGGCTACTTATGTGAACAAAGGGTATCTGACCAATTTGAACGCCTACTTAGGCCCCGCTGATCTGAACAGATTTCCGGAGTGGGCCCGGGATTATGCCCACAGCTCCCTGTTCAAGGGAGGAGTTTATTTCATGCCCTCCAGTATTGAAACTGTCCGGCTTATCTATAACAAGCAGCTGTTCCGCAGTGCCGGTCTGGACCCCGAGCAGCCCCCCGTTACCTTCGCGGAAGTGAAGCAGGCTGCTGCCAGGATCAGCCGGGCCGGGGTTGGCGTGAATAAATACGGCTTTGCGCTGGCAGCGGGAGATAGCCAGGACAGCTTGCAGACGGGGCTGGAGATGTCCAATACGTACAGCGGGGTCTATCTGTATAACTACCGGACCGGACGTTATAATCTCAGCGTGTACGCTCCCTGGCTGCAGCTGCTGCTGGACATGAAGGCCGAGAGCAGCCTGTATCCCGGGGAGACCCTGCTGAAGCGGGACAGTGCGCTCAGGCAATTTGCCGACGGCAACATCGGCATGATGTATGCAACCAGCAAAGATTATGTGAAATTGCAGGAATATATGCCAAAGGATGACTGGGGCGTGGCTTTGCCGCCCGTGACATCTTCAGCCAGCCGGGGCAGCGGGGCGCTCATGGTGATTCCGCATTCGCCGCTGGCGGTGAATAGCAGTGCCCCGGATCAGGAAGCGGCAGTGAAGGTATGGAAGTTCCTTCAGTCGGAGGCCTTCCTGAACATTCTGTTCCAGCAGGCTTTGGCGCTGCCTGTGGTAGACGGCATCACGGACCTGCCGGGCCAGGTTCCCGGTCTGGGCCATTTTAAGGAGTTTTATCCTACCGCAGAGGAATCTATTTACCCGCTCCCTCCGCAGATTATGGATCAGTACGATCCGAACACCGTTTCGGTGGAGCCGCGTGACTCTGGAGACCGGCCCCGGATGCAGCTCTATCTGCAGATCCTTTCCGGCGGGGTAAGTGCAGGCGAAGGACTCCGTGCGGAAAGCGACCGTCTGAACCAGATGCTGGACATTGCCGCAACCGGATATTCGTTCAAGCATGAAGAGTACATCTATCCGGACTTCAATCCCCGTGCGCCGCTGAAGGCCGAAAGCCTGGAGAGCCGCTTGAATTCCGGGCAGGAGTAAGAACAGGGGAGAGGGCTGAACCATTGCCATTCGTGCAAGGTGCGGCTGCGAGGGGTAACAACCGTTGCATTAGTTAAAGGAAAGGACTGTTTCTAAAGGCCGCACGGCTTAGGAACGGTCTTTTTGCATTGGAGTCGAATGGTCTAACCGGTGAGCGGTCGAGCGGTCGTACTGTTGAACCGGCTGCTGAGCTGTTGAACTGCTGAATCAGTGAATCGTTGAACCGTCAAAGCGCTGAACTGCCATCGTCGAACCGTCTAATGTCGAACGTCGAACCGTCAATCTGTCAATCCGTCCGGGCAGGCAGGATTAGGTGGAAAAAGTAAAACTATTTTAAGAGAAATCGTTCCGCAGCGGAGTTTAGTGGGAATTAGTAGACTTATTTCCAGAAAATCTGGCGTAGTTGAGGGAAAATGGGCTTATTAGTGGTACTTTTTCCCACTAAGGGTTGTTTGAGGCTCAAATTATTTGGTTTAGTGGTACTTTTTCCACTTTGTCTTGTTGTAGCCGTCTCTTCAGTTCATAAGAGGTATACAAGTTGTGCGCAAGCTCGCAGTCGTTCCGTCCACGCATCATGCCATGCGCTGGAATATTACTATATAAATCGCTTTGGTGTGCTGCTAGTGCTAGATTCCTTAAAAAGAACGAAGCCATGCCAGCCAGAGGTGAGGGATTTGAAATCCAATATAAAGGAGAACTGGAGAGATGAGCTTTTTTTCAACGGGTCCAATAGAAAATAATGCGGTCAGCGGTGTAAGACCCACTCAGTCAGTGACGCTCCGAATCGATAACCGCAGCAATTCACTAGCTTCTACGGCATTAATTGAAGGTTACTACATGAGCGGGGGTCTGCGAAACTTGTATGTGAGCCAATCCTTGAATTTGGCCCCTAATCAAGTGGTGACTAACAACTACTTTGCTGATCTGGATGCATTTGAGTTTATTATTACAACGGCAAGTCCAAGCCCGGCAGATGATCCTGTGCAGGTTTCATTATGGGGGAAGAGCAGCACGGGGCAGCTGGTGACAGCCCATCGGCTGGTATCCGCTGAACTGCTGGGAGAAACCCCAGGAGCAACCGGCGCGACCGGGGCAACAGGAGCAACAGGCGCAACGGGAGAAACGGGGGCGACTGGAGTAGGAGTGACCGGCGCGACGGGAGAAACGGGAGCGACTGGAGTCACAGGTGCAACAGGTGCGACCGGAGAAACGGGAGCGACTGGAGTTACAGGTGCAACAGGTGCGACCGGAGAAACGGGAGCGACTGGAGCTACAGGTGTAACAGGAGCGACCGGGGAAACGGGAGCGACTGGGGTTACCGGTGTAACAGGTGCGACCGGGGAAACGGGAGCGACTGGGGTCACAGGTGCAACAGGAGCAACCGGGGAAACGGGAGCGACTGGAGCTACGGGTGCAACAGGTGCGACCGGGGAAACGGGAGCGACTGGGGTTACAGGTGTAACAGGTGTAACAGGTGTAACAGGTGCGACCGGGGAAACCGGAGCAACTGGAGCTACAGGTGCAACCGGAGCAACCGGAGAAACGGGAGCGACTGGAGTCACGGGTGCAACAGGTGCGACCGGGGAAACGGGAGCGACTGGGGCCACAGGTGCAACAGGTGCGACCGGGGAAACGGGAGCGACTGGGGCCACAGGTGCAACAGGTGCGACCGGGGAAACGGGAGCGACTGGAGCCACAGGTGTGACAGGTGCAACCGGAGAAACGGGAGCGACTGGAGCTACAGGTGCAACAGGTGCGACCGGAGAAACGGGAGCGACTGGAGCTACAGGTGTAACAGGAGCGACCGGGGAAACGGGAGCGACTGGGGTTACCGGTGTAACAGGTGCGACCGGGGAAACGGGAGCGACTGGGGTCACAGGTGCAACAGGAGCAACCGGGGAAACGGGAGCGACTGGAGCTACGGGTGCAACAGGTGCGACCGGGGAAACGGGAGCGACTGGGGTTACAGGTGTAACAGGTGTAACAGGTGCGACCGGGGAAACGGGAGCGACTGGAGTTACAGGTGCAACAGGTGCGACCGGGGAAACGGGAGCGACTGGAGTTACCGGTGCAACAGGTGCGACGGGAGAGACCGGAGCAACTGGAGCTACAGGTGCAACAGGTGCGACCGGGGAAACGGGAGCAACTGGAGTTACAGGTGTGACAGGTGCGACCGGAGAAACGGGAGCGACTGGGGTGACAGGTGTGACAGGTGCAACCGGGGAAACGGGAGCGACTGGGGTTACGGGTGTGACAGGTGCAACCGGGGAAACGGGAGCGACTGGGGTTACAGGTGCAACGGGAGAAACTGGAGCGACTGGAGCTACAGGCGCAACAGGTGCAACCGGGGAAACGGGAGCAACTGGGGTAACAGGTGCAACAGGAGCAACCGGAGAAACGGGAGCGACTGGGGTCACGGGTACAACAGGCGCAACGGGAGAAACGGGAGCGACTGGAGTTACAGGTGCAACAGGTGCGACCGGAGAAACGGGAGCGACTGGAGTTACGGGTGTAACAGGTGCGACCGGGGAAACGGGAGCGACTGGAGCTACAGGTGTAACAGGAGCAACCGGAGAAACGGGAGCGACTGGAGTTACGGGTGCAACAGGTGCGACCGGGGAAACGGGAGCGACTGGGGCTACAGGTGCAACAGGCCCGAATGTTGCGGCGGAAGGGTTCTCGGCGTTTCTGCCTACCCTTTCGGCCAGTGCCAGCACCCAGCTTGCCGGCTGGACGGTGACGTCGCCGTATTACGACAGCACCTCGTTTGACGAAACAACGGGGAACTATACGGTTCCGGTTACGGGCCGGTACTCTTTTGAAGCAACGATCAACTACTCTACTACTGCAGCGATTTCGGTTGCGTTAGGTGCGGGAGTTAACCCTGCATTTGTGATACGGAGAACTTCTCCTACGACTCTAGATTTGGTAAACGGACTATTCCCTCTGCTGAATGTCAACATTGCGCTTGTATTGACCCTTAGAACGATCTTGGGCAACGGGACAGTCACCTTGACCGGTGAGTTTGATCTGACAGCAG
This genomic interval carries:
- a CDS encoding RNA-guided endonuclease TnpB family protein, with translation MSQTLTIKIKLLPTREQASMVKNQAIKDAKSVFKKAKKSKFTIVPVLKKPVCIWNNQNYSFDFTHISMPLMMNGKVAKTPIRALLIDKDNRNLGLLKHKSGTLRITQKSEKWIAQISVTVPTSEKTGTKIMGVDLGLKVPAVAVTDDDQTCFFGNERQNKYIRRKFQSKRKKLGQRKKLNAIVKLDDKEQRYMKDQDHKISRAIVQFAVEHQISVIRLEQLANIRQTARTSRKNEKSIHMWSFYRLSQFIEYKAKLAGVKVEYVNPAHTSRTCPKCSEKNKAQDRKYICSCGFETHRDRVGAMNIRYAPVIDGNSQSA
- a CDS encoding cache domain-containing sensor histidine kinase, with the protein product MKKLFDTLSKTLFLYNFSIRSRLILYFLFLVLLPTTIISVTVYNKSADIITRNVHTSIENNLNLVQDNLAQRFAAADNAMISLYLNTEFADLISSNRPTDSTGIINELAALNKILETFSGSGTAGGSFVPMLYMLNRPEYTQYNFSRRVFNIDLISLKPWYLGIPARSDFTVVGLSSLDSRFTLKFAKRLFGIRHAQLPYVGLLTIDIPVTEFDNLLDHYKPTAGSRIYIADQTGTIAISPDAALLGQNISTQDYYSQMKTAEGGGTLHSFRQVIQGGNMLVSYIKIPETGWTILSFSPVKELNGELASFQRVMYIAISICMLISLMMALLLSENISAPIRKFIQSMSHAESGNFNIIIRYRRKDEFSYLFNRYNKLLQQIKALIDKLYVTELRKKEAELKTLQAQINPHFLYNTLDSINWIAINHDIPEISNMVTSLSDFFRYSLSKGRNIIPLRDELRQVDSYLQIQQFRFQDKLEYELEETDPKVLEECLVVKLSLQPLVENAIIHGIQKRRGKGKIRIRVVRSQDILCVSVFDDGVGADPERLNQLLTDKQPGNESYGIRNVHTRIQQFFGEAYGIRYYANDEEQRGLLAVVRFPVVTTWNEVMEDADDDRGR
- a CDS encoding ABC transporter substrate-binding protein, which produces MMKRLLFYIIGLSLCGLIVYALAYDRPLLVEFSPEPVPKAVPKIQVRIALNDWTENLEVKNAIRQFNESNPDHIEIVMVNLSADTYNDMLNMLMTSGQGPDVFSVDNGWLATYVNKGYLTNLNAYLGPADLNRFPEWARDYAHSSLFKGGVYFMPSSIETVRLIYNKQLFRSAGLDPEQPPVTFAEVKQAAARISRAGVGVNKYGFALAAGDSQDSLQTGLEMSNTYSGVYLYNYRTGRYNLSVYAPWLQLLLDMKAESSLYPGETLLKRDSALRQFADGNIGMMYATSKDYVKLQEYMPKDDWGVALPPVTSSASRGSGALMVIPHSPLAVNSSAPDQEAAVKVWKFLQSEAFLNILFQQALALPVVDGITDLPGQVPGLGHFKEFYPTAEESIYPLPPQIMDQYDPNTVSVEPRDSGDRPRMQLYLQILSGGVSAGEGLRAESDRLNQMLDIAATGYSFKHEEYIYPDFNPRAPLKAESLESRLNSGQE
- the tnpA gene encoding IS200/IS605 family transposase; protein product: MGQEYRRTTTTVSLINYHFIFCPRYRRKVLSGQVEVRFKELVQELCTQNDWHIAVIEVMPDHVHLFLNVLPTDSPADIMGKLKGATSRDLRQEFIHLNHLPSLWTRSYFVSTAGNVSSETIKRYVEEQKTRG
- a CDS encoding beta strand repeat-containing protein, with the protein product MSFFSTGPIENNAVSGVRPTQSVTLRIDNRSNSLASTALIEGYYMSGGLRNLYVSQSLNLAPNQVVTNNYFADLDAFEFIITTASPSPADDPVQVSLWGKSSTGQLVTAHRLVSAELLGETPGATGATGATGATGATGETGATGVGVTGATGETGATGVTGATGATGETGATGVTGATGATGETGATGATGVTGATGETGATGVTGVTGATGETGATGVTGATGATGETGATGATGATGATGETGATGVTGVTGVTGVTGATGETGATGATGATGATGETGATGVTGATGATGETGATGATGATGATGETGATGATGATGATGETGATGATGVTGATGETGATGATGATGATGETGATGATGVTGATGETGATGVTGVTGATGETGATGVTGATGATGETGATGATGATGATGETGATGVTGVTGVTGATGETGATGVTGATGATGETGATGVTGATGATGETGATGATGATGATGETGATGVTGVTGATGETGATGVTGVTGATGETGATGVTGVTGATGETGATGVTGATGETGATGATGATGATGETGATGVTGATGATGETGATGVTGTTGATGETGATGVTGATGATGETGATGVTGVTGATGETGATGATGVTGATGETGATGVTGATGATGETGATGATGATGPNVAAEGFSAFLPTLSASASTQLAGWTVTSPYYDSTSFDETTGNYTVPVTGRYSFEATINYSTTAAISVALGAGVNPAFVIRRTSPTTLDLVNGLFPLLNVNIALVLTLRTILGNGTVTLTGEFDLTAGDVIGLFYEADGLTVPLDLGGTSSGVVWSVHRFI